A part of Bubalus bubalis isolate 160015118507 breed Murrah chromosome 6, NDDB_SH_1, whole genome shotgun sequence genomic DNA contains:
- the CD244 gene encoding natural killer cell receptor 2B4 isoform X1: MLGQVLALTLLLLIKGHQGQGSPENVVGISGKPVWLHPPSLQTNIYSVKWKIQPYSNSSNCFTWSWNNNSGQIEVRETLSKTPNCFNKSFNFTKDFTLLIEAAQPQDSGLYILEVTNHSGNVWKHEFKVSIFESLLLDHVEKPHLVEKWKVLDGGICQVTLSCSVTRGGDVSYAWYKGSNLIQISGNITELVENIDVNGSYLYTCNVSNQVSWANHSLQLTQGCQSNHQDFTFLAILVSIVILLVALFLGTLTYLCVWRKKRKQSRTSPEVLTIYEDVNNLRTRRNQEQKPPGEGNTIYSTIQAQASASTSQDNANTLYSLVQASWKTGSKKTKQSPSFNKTIYEEVGKRNSKAENPARLSRRELENFCIYS; the protein is encoded by the exons GTTCTCCTGAAAATGTGGTTGGAATCTCAGGAAAGCCTGTCTGGTTACACCCCCCCAGCTTACAGACAAATATATACTCTGTTAAATGGAAGATTCAACCATACTCAAATTCAAGTAATTGTTTTACATGGTCTTGGAACAATAATTCTGGCCAGATCGAAGTAAGGGAAACTTTGAGTAAGACTCCAAATTGTTTCAACAAAAGCTTCAATTTTACAAAAGACTTCACTCTTCTCATCGAGGCAGCTCAGCCACAGGACAGTGGCCTCTACATCCTGGAGGTCACCAATCACTCTGGGAATGTTTGGAAACACGAGTTCAAGGTTTCTATATTTG AATCTCTGCTTCTAGATCATGTTGAGAAGCCCCACCTGGTGGAGAAGTGGAAGGTCCTGGATGGGGGCATTTGTCAAGTGACTCTGTCCTGTTCAGTCACCAGAGGTGGTGATGTGAGCTATGCTTGGTATAAAGGGAGTAATCTGATTCAGATATCTGGGAACATCACAGAACTGGTGGAGAACATTGATGTCAATGGTTCGTACTTATATACCTGCAATGTCAGCAATCAAGTCAGTTGGGCAAACCACAGCCTCCAACTAACGCAGGGCTGTCAGAGTAACCACCAAG ACTTCACCTTTCTGGCCATTTTGGTGAGCATCGTGATTCTCCTCGTGGCGCTGTTCCTGGGCACCCTCACCTACCTCTGTGtgtggaggaagaagaggaagcagTCAC GGACAAGTCCAGAAGTTCTGACAATCTATGAAGATGTCAACAACCTGCGAACCAGGAGGAATCAA GAGCagaaaccccctggagaagggaataccatcTACTCCACGATCCAGGCCCAG gcTTCTGCTTCCACGTCACAAGATAATGCAAATACACTGTATTCATTGGTACAGGCTTCCTGGAAG ACTGGATCCAAGAAGACCAAACAAAGCCCATCCTTCAATAAAACTATCTATGAAGAG gttggaaaaagaaattccaaagcTGAGAACCCTGCTCGACTGAGTCGTAGGGAGCTGGAGAACTTCTGCATATATTCCTAG
- the CD244 gene encoding natural killer cell receptor 2B4 isoform X3 produces MLGQVLALTLLLLIKGHQGQGSPENVVGISGKPVWLHPPSLQTNIYSVKWKIQPYSNSSNCFTWSWNNNSGQIEVRETLSKTPNCFNKSFNFTKDFTLLIEAAQPQDSGLYILEVTNHSGNVWKHEFKVSIFESLLLDHVEKPHLVEKWKVLDGGICQVTLSCSVTRGGDVSYAWYKGSNLIQISGNITELVENIDVNGSYLYTCNVSNQVSWANHSLQLTQGCQSNHQDFTFLAILVSIVILLVALFLGTLTYLCVWRKKRKQSRTSPEVLTIYEDVNNLRTRRNQEEVTAVELLLVTSVRPCEASENKEAAS; encoded by the exons GTTCTCCTGAAAATGTGGTTGGAATCTCAGGAAAGCCTGTCTGGTTACACCCCCCCAGCTTACAGACAAATATATACTCTGTTAAATGGAAGATTCAACCATACTCAAATTCAAGTAATTGTTTTACATGGTCTTGGAACAATAATTCTGGCCAGATCGAAGTAAGGGAAACTTTGAGTAAGACTCCAAATTGTTTCAACAAAAGCTTCAATTTTACAAAAGACTTCACTCTTCTCATCGAGGCAGCTCAGCCACAGGACAGTGGCCTCTACATCCTGGAGGTCACCAATCACTCTGGGAATGTTTGGAAACACGAGTTCAAGGTTTCTATATTTG AATCTCTGCTTCTAGATCATGTTGAGAAGCCCCACCTGGTGGAGAAGTGGAAGGTCCTGGATGGGGGCATTTGTCAAGTGACTCTGTCCTGTTCAGTCACCAGAGGTGGTGATGTGAGCTATGCTTGGTATAAAGGGAGTAATCTGATTCAGATATCTGGGAACATCACAGAACTGGTGGAGAACATTGATGTCAATGGTTCGTACTTATATACCTGCAATGTCAGCAATCAAGTCAGTTGGGCAAACCACAGCCTCCAACTAACGCAGGGCTGTCAGAGTAACCACCAAG ACTTCACCTTTCTGGCCATTTTGGTGAGCATCGTGATTCTCCTCGTGGCGCTGTTCCTGGGCACCCTCACCTACCTCTGTGtgtggaggaagaagaggaagcagTCAC GGACAAGTCCAGAAGTTCTGACAATCTATGAAGATGTCAACAACCTGCGAACCAGGAGGAATCAA GAGGAAGTCACAGCAGTGGAGCTCCTCTTGGTGACCAGTGTGAGGCCCTGTGAGGCCTCAGAGAACAAAGAAGCAGCTTCCTAA
- the CD244 gene encoding natural killer cell receptor 2B4 isoform X2 has protein sequence MLGQVLALTLLLLIKGHQGQGSPENVVGISGKPVWLHPPSLQTNIYSVKWKIQPYSNSSNCFTWSWNNNSGQIEVRETLSKTPNCFNKSFNFTKDFTLLIEAAQPQDSGLYILEVTNHSGNVWKHEFKVSIFDHVEKPHLVEKWKVLDGGICQVTLSCSVTRGGDVSYAWYKGSNLIQISGNITELVENIDVNGSYLYTCNVSNQVSWANHSLQLTQGCQSNHQDFTFLAILVSIVILLVALFLGTLTYLCVWRKKRKQSRTSPEVLTIYEDVNNLRTRRNQEQKPPGEGNTIYSTIQAQASASTSQDNANTLYSLVQASWKTGSKKTKQSPSFNKTIYEEVGKRNSKAENPARLSRRELENFCIYS, from the exons GTTCTCCTGAAAATGTGGTTGGAATCTCAGGAAAGCCTGTCTGGTTACACCCCCCCAGCTTACAGACAAATATATACTCTGTTAAATGGAAGATTCAACCATACTCAAATTCAAGTAATTGTTTTACATGGTCTTGGAACAATAATTCTGGCCAGATCGAAGTAAGGGAAACTTTGAGTAAGACTCCAAATTGTTTCAACAAAAGCTTCAATTTTACAAAAGACTTCACTCTTCTCATCGAGGCAGCTCAGCCACAGGACAGTGGCCTCTACATCCTGGAGGTCACCAATCACTCTGGGAATGTTTGGAAACACGAGTTCAAGGTTTCTATATTTG ATCATGTTGAGAAGCCCCACCTGGTGGAGAAGTGGAAGGTCCTGGATGGGGGCATTTGTCAAGTGACTCTGTCCTGTTCAGTCACCAGAGGTGGTGATGTGAGCTATGCTTGGTATAAAGGGAGTAATCTGATTCAGATATCTGGGAACATCACAGAACTGGTGGAGAACATTGATGTCAATGGTTCGTACTTATATACCTGCAATGTCAGCAATCAAGTCAGTTGGGCAAACCACAGCCTCCAACTAACGCAGGGCTGTCAGAGTAACCACCAAG ACTTCACCTTTCTGGCCATTTTGGTGAGCATCGTGATTCTCCTCGTGGCGCTGTTCCTGGGCACCCTCACCTACCTCTGTGtgtggaggaagaagaggaagcagTCAC GGACAAGTCCAGAAGTTCTGACAATCTATGAAGATGTCAACAACCTGCGAACCAGGAGGAATCAA GAGCagaaaccccctggagaagggaataccatcTACTCCACGATCCAGGCCCAG gcTTCTGCTTCCACGTCACAAGATAATGCAAATACACTGTATTCATTGGTACAGGCTTCCTGGAAG ACTGGATCCAAGAAGACCAAACAAAGCCCATCCTTCAATAAAACTATCTATGAAGAG gttggaaaaagaaattccaaagcTGAGAACCCTGCTCGACTGAGTCGTAGGGAGCTGGAGAACTTCTGCATATATTCCTAG